A region from the Maledivibacter sp. genome encodes:
- a CDS encoding ABC transporter ATP-binding protein/permease gives MFRTVKRIIDWCGEFKGRLYIGFVFSFFSTWFAAMPILVAAYTLGMLIEDVNGKNSFNKEWIWLSFVIIAILIFLRFIFDYFRARYQESISYELAARDRLAVGNILKRVSLGYFHKNSVGDIVNAVTTGLDTLEMMGIRMINTFISGYLNALCIFIFLAFYNPLVSLIAIIGVALSAVFLKQISNKSRKNADVLEKANKDLSNSAIEYARGLSIVKSFGQEGISIEAMKNACTESKDINIKIEKSFTPSNCLHMVMLKLASVGLVASTSYLTFVGQMEFHTMLVFCMFSFSIFQGIEPISDSAHVLSVIDVAMDQMDKLKNEEYIDDKGRELNPENYNIVFKNVSFSYDKREVIDNVSFTIPQNKTTAIVGPSGSGKTTLCNLIAKFYDFDSGSITVGGYDIREYTCDSLLKNISMVFQSVYLFNDTIINNIRFGRPDASDEEVYEAAKKACCHEFICELPNGYNTMIGEGGSSLSGGEKQRISIARAMLKDAPIIILDEATASVDPENEHLIQSAISELTHGKTIITIAHRLATIRNADQILVVNEGKIAESGMHEDLIQKEGIYKKFVEIRKKAEGWNM, from the coding sequence ATGTTTAGAACTGTGAAAAGAATTATAGACTGGTGTGGAGAGTTTAAGGGGAGACTATATATTGGTTTTGTATTTTCCTTTTTTTCCACATGGTTTGCAGCGATGCCTATTTTGGTAGCGGCCTATACATTGGGAATGCTTATTGAAGATGTTAATGGGAAAAATAGCTTTAATAAGGAATGGATATGGTTATCCTTTGTAATTATAGCCATTCTTATTTTTCTTAGATTCATATTTGATTATTTTCGTGCAAGATATCAAGAGAGTATTAGTTATGAGCTTGCTGCCCGGGATAGACTTGCAGTAGGGAATATATTAAAAAGAGTTTCCTTAGGATATTTTCATAAAAATAGTGTAGGGGATATTGTAAATGCAGTGACCACAGGGCTAGATACTCTTGAAATGATGGGAATTAGAATGATTAATACCTTTATAAGCGGTTATTTAAATGCCCTGTGCATATTTATTTTTCTTGCATTTTATAATCCCCTTGTTTCCTTAATTGCTATTATAGGAGTGGCTCTATCGGCAGTTTTCTTAAAGCAAATTTCTAATAAAAGCCGAAAAAATGCCGATGTATTAGAAAAAGCGAATAAAGATTTATCAAATTCTGCAATTGAATATGCTAGAGGACTTTCGATTGTAAAATCCTTTGGGCAGGAGGGCATTAGCATTGAAGCTATGAAAAACGCTTGTACGGAAAGCAAGGATATAAATATAAAGATAGAAAAAAGTTTTACACCAAGCAATTGCTTACATATGGTGATGTTAAAACTTGCATCTGTAGGACTTGTAGCTTCAACATCATATCTTACATTTGTTGGACAAATGGAATTCCATACTATGCTAGTATTTTGTATGTTTTCATTTAGCATTTTTCAAGGGATTGAGCCCATAAGTGATTCTGCCCATGTTCTAAGTGTAATCGATGTGGCAATGGATCAGATGGATAAACTTAAGAATGAAGAATATATTGATGATAAAGGCAGAGAACTTAATCCTGAGAATTATAATATTGTTTTTAAAAACGTATCATTTTCCTATGATAAAAGAGAGGTTATTGATAATGTGTCATTTACAATTCCTCAGAATAAAACAACTGCCATTGTTGGACCTTCAGGCAGTGGGAAAACAACCCTTTGTAATCTGATCGCTAAATTCTATGATTTTGATAGTGGGTCTATTACTGTTGGAGGATATGATATAAGGGAATATACCTGCGATAGCTTGCTTAAAAATATAAGTATGGTTTTTCAATCCGTTTATCTTTTTAACGATACCATAATAAATAATATTCGTTTTGGAAGACCCGACGCATCGGATGAAGAGGTTTACGAGGCTGCTAAGAAAGCTTGTTGTCATGAATTTATTTGTGAACTTCCAAATGGATATAATACAATGATTGGAGAAGGTGGTTCATCCTTATCGGGAGGGGAGAAACAAAGGATCTCTATAGCCAGGGCAATGCTTAAGGATGCACCTATTATTATCCTTGATGAGGCTACAGCTTCTGTTGATCCAGAAAATGAGCATCTCATTCAGTCCGCTATTTCTGAACTTACCCATGGAAAAACGATTATTACAATTGCACACCGATTAGCGACAATTAGAAATGCAGACCAAATTCTCGTTGTGAATGAAGGTAAAATCGCTGAATCTGGTATGCATGAGGATTTGATCCAAAAAGAGGGTATATATAAAAAATTTGTGGAAATTAGAAAAAAGGCAGAGGGGTGGAATATGTAA
- a CDS encoding ABC transporter ATP-binding protein/permease → MERRSESWLSVLMNYASFCKGKIIASVILSIISVLSGLIPYFAVYKILLAFIYNEIDVHTILIWSGISILGYLVKVICFGISTMLSHEGAYTILERLRMSVVNKFMHAPLGNVADKTIGEIKNMMVDRIENVEPPLAHMIPEGTGHFVLPVVVFITLLFFDWRIAFASLITIPLSMIPFSILMRGNGEKHDKYMKSANFVSSVIVEYIEGIQVVKAFGQSQNSYEKFEKAILDFKTFILDWLSSTWVPMKLTFALFPSTLLGTLPMGLFLYTKDILNPAQIFICMLLSMSMVGSLVRLEVFAEEIRQMGYVINSVKEFLDMEELPEPHEPAIIKGFEVELNNVHFGYSKDNEVLHGINLKIKEGSFTALVGPSGGGKSTVARLISRFWDVTGGNITIGGINIKSIPLSQLSNIVSFVTQDNFLFNCSILENIRLGNPKATDEEVYAAARAAQCDEFIDKLDNGYMTSAGDAGNRLSGGEKQRIAIARMILKNAPIVILDEATAFTDPENEDKIQKSISALTKGKTLLVIAHRLSTIKNANQIVVLKNGNIVQTGTQDELLENCPLYCSMWKAHIGAKVWAVGAKEAGRNV, encoded by the coding sequence ATGGAAAGAAGAAGTGAAAGCTGGCTTTCTGTTCTTATGAATTATGCCAGTTTTTGTAAAGGAAAAATTATTGCATCGGTTATCTTATCAATTATAAGTGTCCTTTCAGGACTCATTCCCTATTTTGCAGTATATAAGATTTTACTAGCCTTTATTTATAACGAAATTGATGTACATACAATTTTAATATGGTCAGGTATTTCTATACTAGGGTATCTTGTAAAAGTAATATGTTTTGGAATATCTACTATGCTTTCCCATGAAGGTGCGTATACGATCCTTGAAAGATTGCGTATGAGTGTAGTGAATAAGTTTATGCATGCGCCCCTTGGAAATGTTGCAGACAAAACCATCGGTGAGATCAAAAATATGATGGTGGATAGGATTGAAAATGTAGAACCGCCTCTTGCCCATATGATCCCGGAAGGTACAGGACATTTCGTTCTTCCTGTTGTGGTATTCATAACTCTATTGTTTTTCGATTGGAGAATAGCATTTGCTTCTCTTATAACCATTCCCCTTTCTATGATTCCTTTTTCAATATTGATGAGAGGTAATGGAGAAAAGCATGATAAATACATGAAGTCAGCTAATTTCGTTAGCAGCGTCATTGTGGAATATATTGAAGGAATACAAGTTGTAAAGGCATTTGGGCAATCACAGAATTCCTATGAAAAGTTTGAAAAGGCTATTCTGGATTTCAAGACATTTATTTTGGATTGGCTTTCATCCACATGGGTGCCTATGAAGCTTACCTTTGCTTTGTTCCCATCAACATTGTTGGGAACCCTTCCAATGGGACTATTTCTCTATACAAAGGATATTCTTAATCCAGCACAGATATTCATTTGTATGCTACTTTCTATGAGTATGGTTGGTTCTTTGGTGAGGCTAGAGGTATTTGCAGAAGAAATTAGACAAATGGGTTATGTAATAAACAGTGTAAAGGAGTTTTTGGACATGGAAGAATTACCTGAACCCCATGAACCAGCTATAATTAAAGGGTTTGAAGTTGAACTGAATAATGTCCATTTTGGATATAGCAAAGATAATGAAGTTTTGCATGGTATAAATTTAAAAATTAAGGAAGGTAGTTTCACGGCATTAGTTGGGCCCTCTGGTGGAGGCAAATCTACCGTGGCAAGGCTTATTTCAAGGTTCTGGGATGTAACAGGTGGAAATATCACAATCGGAGGGATAAATATAAAGAGCATTCCTCTTTCTCAGCTTAGTAATATTGTGAGCTTTGTCACACAGGATAATTTTCTTTTTAATTGTTCTATTTTAGAAAATATTCGTCTGGGAAATCCAAAGGCTACAGATGAAGAGGTTTATGCTGCCGCAAGGGCAGCTCAATGTGATGAATTTATAGATAAATTAGATAATGGCTATATGACATCTGCTGGGGATGCAGGTAACCGGCTTTCTGGAGGAGAAAAGCAGAGAATTGCAATTGCTAGAATGATACTTAAAAATGCGCCAATTGTTATTTTAGATGAGGCCACAGCATTTACAGATCCAGAAAATGAGGATAAAATCCAGAAATCTATATCTGCACTTACCAAGGGAAAAACCCTGCTTGTTATTGCACACCGCCTTTCTACAATAAAAAATGCAAATCAAATTGTTGTATTGAAAAACGGAAATATTGTGCAGACAGGTACACAGGATGAATTGCTTGAAAACTGCCCTTTATATTGTAGTATGTGGAAGGCTCATATTGGGGCAAAGGTTTGGGCTGTTGGTGCAAAGGAGGCAGGTAGGAATGTTTAG
- a CDS encoding AraC family transcriptional regulator: MFNNIKLQKDMELITEGRNCKIYKFKSEDGYGMMTMYHVFNGIMIMYNDFHMSSCKSEFFTDKDLLCVDHCREGRIEQEMENGTYCYIKSGDLKIDDRYKHDSNFFFPLSNYHGMNIIFEIEKADKELKKIFPDFPVSMNDLKNKYFSKDHSFIIRNVKPIDHIFSELYTVPQRIRDYYFKIKIFELLLFLDGLELSQNTDERPYFYKAQTEKVKAIHNMLISNLQRSYTLDELARKYDISLTGMKNCFKGIYGDPIFTYIRKYKMNKAAGMLRTTKLNVSKIALQVGYENPSKFSAAFKQEMRVSPMEYRKSIIGKGETL, encoded by the coding sequence ATGTTCAATAATATAAAGCTACAGAAAGATATGGAGCTTATTACTGAGGGAAGAAACTGCAAGATTTATAAATTCAAAAGCGAAGATGGCTATGGAATGATGACAATGTATCATGTCTTTAATGGAATCATGATAATGTATAATGATTTTCATATGAGTAGTTGTAAATCTGAATTTTTCACAGATAAAGATTTATTGTGTGTTGATCATTGCAGAGAAGGAAGAATAGAGCAGGAAATGGAAAATGGCACCTATTGTTATATTAAAAGCGGGGATTTAAAAATTGATGATAGATATAAGCATGATTCTAATTTTTTCTTTCCCCTGTCTAACTATCATGGAATGAATATTATTTTTGAAATAGAAAAAGCCGACAAAGAATTGAAAAAAATATTTCCTGATTTTCCAGTATCAATGAATGATTTGAAAAATAAATATTTTTCAAAAGACCATAGTTTCATTATACGAAATGTGAAACCTATTGACCACATATTCTCAGAACTTTATACAGTTCCCCAAAGGATAAGAGATTATTATTTTAAGATTAAGATATTTGAGTTGCTACTATTTTTAGATGGACTTGAGCTTTCTCAAAATACCGATGAAAGGCCATATTTTTATAAAGCTCAAACAGAGAAGGTAAAGGCAATTCATAATATGCTTATAAGTAATTTGCAGAGAAGCTATACCCTAGATGAATTAGCTAGAAAATATGACATTTCATTGACAGGAATGAAAAATTGTTTTAAGGGGATTTATGGGGACCCTATTTTTACTTATATAAGAAAGTATAAGATGAATAAAGCGGCGGGCATGCTTAGAACAACAAAGTTGAATGTTTCCAAAATTGCTCTGCAAGTTGGATATGAAAACCCAAGTAAATTTTCAGCTGCATTTAAACAAGAGATGAGGGTATCCCCAATGGAATATAGGAAAAGTATTATTGGGAAGGGAGAGACTTTATAA